A section of the Elizabethkingia anophelis R26 genome encodes:
- a CDS encoding 4-hydroxy-tetrahydrodipicolinate reductase, which yields MKIGLFGFGKTGKAVASVILQNKEHSLQWIYRKTNRLNNRSASEFFGIESTDTGNIYSENNLSIEKLLDEHPVDAIIDFSSSDGIYTYGDAAAKKNVKIISAISHYTNKEINFLKKLAKKATVFWSPNITLGINYLLYASTFLKKIAPSVDIEIIEEHFKDKKGISGTAIRIADALDIKDEKINTIRAGGIVGKHEVIFGFPFQTVRLIHESISRDAFGNGALFAAEHLADKKSGFYKFEDLLHPYFNV from the coding sequence ATGAAAATAGGACTTTTTGGATTCGGAAAAACAGGAAAAGCTGTTGCTTCTGTTATTCTTCAGAATAAAGAGCACTCACTGCAATGGATTTACCGGAAAACAAACAGGCTAAACAACAGAAGTGCTTCTGAATTTTTCGGAATAGAAAGTACAGACACTGGTAATATTTACTCTGAAAACAATCTTAGTATAGAAAAATTATTAGACGAACATCCTGTTGATGCAATCATAGATTTCTCTTCTTCGGATGGAATATATACTTACGGAGATGCAGCTGCTAAGAAGAATGTAAAAATAATATCTGCAATTTCCCATTACACCAATAAAGAAATTAATTTCCTGAAAAAACTGGCCAAGAAAGCAACCGTATTTTGGTCACCTAATATAACGCTTGGAATTAACTATTTACTTTACGCTTCTACATTCCTAAAAAAAATAGCACCTTCTGTTGATATAGAGATTATTGAAGAACACTTCAAAGACAAAAAAGGAATTTCGGGCACTGCTATACGAATTGCAGATGCTTTAGATATAAAAGACGAAAAAATAAATACGATAAGAGCAGGAGGCATTGTAGGAAAACATGAGGTTATATTCGGTTTTCCATTTCAAACGGTACGGTTAATTCATGAATCTATTTCCAGAGATGCTTTTGGGAATGGCGCTTTATTCGCTGCGGAACATCTTGCTGATAAAAAATCGGGGTTCTATAAATTTGAAGATTTATTACACCCATATTTTAATGTATAG